A stretch of the Deinococcus sp. YIM 134068 genome encodes the following:
- a CDS encoding adenine deaminase — protein MRRPDGGERAARERLVRVARGLEDGDLLVRGVQVIQPATGEVFGADVLVAEGRVAALVGTGSGARAARVVEARGAFLAPGFMDAHVHIESSLLTPARFAEAVLPRGTTAVVAEPHEVANVLGAPGLAWMLEAGRSSGLRVFASVPSCVPASEFECGGATLGAEEVAGALRLPGVLGLAEMMNYPGVLGGDSGVWDVLEAGRGGRVDGHAAGVSGRDLMAYAAAGIHSDHEATTPEEARERLRAGLWLMVREGSAARNLEALLPVLRSGPRRAMLVSDDVSVDELLELGHLDRLMRACVAGGLHPADAVALVTCNPAEYWGLRDLGLVAPGYHADFVLLRDLVGFEVLETFVSGVEARAGGVTPPLPGGGVTLGPGWDAATFDIPAHWPVMEIRPDQITTGMGELGTGDARLVVADRYGRGEHSTCWTSGSGLTGGALAVSVLHDAHHVAILGGTDADVRAAGRALEELGGGVVVVAGGEVRASLPLPFAGLMSDLPPREAAARLSEVTAAARALGCRLPYPVTTLSFLGLSVIPALKLTPRGLLDVTQWRLLPREEELSRGLPLLPGGRRLHGNAED, from the coding sequence ATGAGGCGACCTGACGGCGGCGAGCGGGCGGCGCGGGAGCGGCTGGTGCGTGTGGCGCGTGGCCTGGAGGACGGCGACCTCCTCGTACGCGGGGTGCAGGTGATTCAGCCCGCGACGGGCGAGGTCTTCGGGGCGGACGTGCTCGTGGCGGAGGGGCGAGTCGCCGCCCTCGTCGGCACGGGGTCGGGCGCGCGGGCGGCGCGGGTGGTGGAGGCGCGCGGGGCCTTTCTCGCGCCGGGCTTCATGGACGCGCACGTCCACATCGAGTCCAGCCTGCTCACGCCCGCCCGCTTTGCCGAGGCGGTGCTGCCGCGCGGCACGACGGCGGTGGTCGCCGAACCGCACGAGGTCGCCAACGTCCTCGGTGCCCCCGGTCTCGCGTGGATGCTGGAGGCGGGGCGATCTTCGGGCCTGCGCGTCTTCGCCTCGGTGCCGTCGTGCGTGCCCGCGAGCGAGTTCGAGTGCGGCGGGGCGACGCTGGGAGCGGAGGAGGTGGCGGGGGCGTTGCGACTCCCCGGCGTCCTCGGCCTCGCCGAGATGATGAACTACCCCGGCGTGCTCGGCGGTGATTCCGGTGTATGGGACGTGCTGGAGGCGGGACGGGGTGGGCGCGTGGACGGGCATGCGGCGGGCGTGTCGGGCCGTGACCTGATGGCCTACGCGGCGGCGGGCATCCACTCCGACCACGAGGCCACCACCCCGGAGGAGGCCCGCGAACGCCTGCGCGCGGGGCTGTGGCTGATGGTCCGCGAGGGGTCGGCGGCCCGCAACCTGGAGGCGCTCCTCCCCGTGCTGCGCTCTGGCCCCCGCCGCGCCATGCTCGTCAGCGACGACGTGAGCGTGGACGAGCTGCTGGAACTGGGCCACCTCGACCGATTGATGCGCGCGTGCGTGGCGGGCGGCCTGCACCCCGCCGACGCCGTGGCGCTCGTCACCTGCAATCCTGCCGAATACTGGGGGCTGCGCGACCTCGGCCTCGTCGCGCCCGGTTATCACGCGGACTTCGTGCTGCTGCGCGACCTGGTGGGCTTCGAGGTGCTGGAGACCTTCGTGAGCGGCGTGGAGGCGCGGGCGGGTGGCGTGACCCCGCCCCTGCCCGGTGGTGGCGTGACCCTGGGGCCGGGGTGGGACGCGGCGACCTTCGACATTCCGGCCCACTGGCCCGTCATGGAGATTCGGCCCGACCAGATCACGACCGGGATGGGGGAGCTGGGGACTGGAGACGCACGGCTGGTCGTCGCTGACCGCTACGGGCGCGGTGAACACTCCACCTGCTGGACCTCCGGCAGCGGGTTGACGGGTGGAGCACTCGCCGTCAGCGTGCTGCACGACGCCCACCACGTCGCCATCCTCGGCGGCACCGACGCTGACGTGCGGGCGGCGGGCCGGGCGCTGGAGGAGCTGGGCGGCGGCGTGGTCGTCGTCGCCGGGGGCGAGGTGCGCGCCAGCCTCCCGCTCCCCTTCGCGGGGCTGATGAGCGACCTGCCCCCGCGTGAGGCCGCCGCCCGGCTCTCGGAGGTGACGGCGGCGGCCCGCGCCCTCGGCTGTCGCCTGCCCTACCCCGTCACGACGCTCAGCTTCCTGGGCCTGAGCGTCATTCCGGCCCTCAAGCTCACCCCGCGCGGCTTGCTGGACGTGACCCAGTGGCGGCTCCTCCCGCGCGAGGAGGAGTTAAGCCGGGGTCTCCCCCTCCTTCCGGGTGGGCGAAGGCTGCACGGCAACGCGGAGGACTGA
- a CDS encoding nuclear transport factor 2 family protein, which translates to MSSPLDDVLRLDDAWNEAYHRRDPERMARVLADDWMAFFPDGRTVFKPDLLAGMRHNPPAALMFERHAARVYGDTAVTRGTLYANGERVQSFLRVYARRDGEWRAVSVQVVP; encoded by the coding sequence GTGTCCTCCCCGCTCGACGACGTGCTGAGACTCGACGACGCCTGGAACGAGGCCTACCACCGCCGCGACCCCGAGCGGATGGCGCGGGTGCTGGCCGACGACTGGATGGCCTTTTTCCCCGACGGACGAACCGTGTTCAAGCCCGACCTGTTGGCAGGAATGCGTCACAACCCTCCCGCCGCCCTGATGTTCGAGCGCCACGCCGCCCGCGTGTACGGCGACACGGCGGTGACACGCGGAACGCTGTACGCGAATGGCGAGCGCGTGCAGAGCTTCCTGCGCGTGTACGCGAGGCGGGACGGGGAGTGGCGGGCGGTGAGCGTGCAGGTGGTGCCGTGA
- a CDS encoding alpha/beta hydrolase — MAVSVQGTRVTFSPPPGAVALVGDFTDWRKKPALPVEEGQPLTLTLPRGAWVEYAWLDAAGEPFADPDNPQRSLNPWWPYPRAVVVGEYARHPLWQGPDATQKGTVHRLTWAGGVFPGTRRAIVHTPHGHDPVRPTPVSYVQDGVAFYRTGRLGEVMDRAVERGLASGAVLVFVEPGDRSEEYYLNDRYLDFLREEVFPRVEGEYVTVSERGLWGASLGGLISLHLGSAHPGLFSRVVSHSGAFIARPGATYADGVIDTTTAGEWLRGRLERDLPRHLKLSLDTGVLEWLTGPNRRMAALLADAGVRHQYREYPSGHNWVTWREALPEAFLFMQGE; from the coding sequence ATGGCCGTTTCCGTGCAGGGCACGCGCGTCACCTTCTCCCCCCCGCCCGGTGCCGTGGCGCTGGTGGGCGACTTCACCGACTGGCGCAAGAAACCCGCCCTTCCCGTGGAGGAAGGCCAGCCCCTCACGCTGACCCTGCCGCGCGGCGCGTGGGTGGAGTACGCCTGGCTGGACGCGGCGGGCGAACCCTTCGCCGACCCCGACAACCCGCAGCGGTCCCTGAACCCGTGGTGGCCCTATCCCCGCGCCGTCGTGGTGGGCGAGTACGCGCGCCATCCACTCTGGCAGGGGCCGGACGCGACGCAGAAGGGCACGGTCCACCGCCTGACCTGGGCGGGCGGCGTCTTCCCCGGCACCCGCCGCGCCATCGTCCACACGCCGCACGGGCACGACCCGGTGCGGCCCACGCCCGTCTCCTACGTGCAGGACGGCGTGGCCTTCTACCGCACGGGCAGGCTCGGTGAGGTCATGGACCGGGCGGTGGAGCGGGGGCTGGCCTCCGGCGCGGTTCTCGTCTTCGTGGAGCCGGGCGACCGCAGCGAGGAGTACTACCTCAACGACCGGTATCTGGACTTCCTGCGGGAGGAGGTGTTCCCGCGCGTGGAGGGCGAATACGTGACCGTCTCGGAGCGGGGCTTGTGGGGAGCAAGCCTGGGCGGCTTGATTTCCCTGCACCTCGGCAGCGCGCACCCTGGCCTCTTCTCCCGCGTGGTCAGCCACTCGGGGGCCTTCATCGCCCGGCCCGGCGCGACCTACGCGGACGGCGTAATCGACACGACCACGGCGGGCGAGTGGCTGCGGGGGCGGCTGGAGCGGGACCTTCCCCGACACCTGAAGCTCAGCCTGGACACGGGCGTGCTGGAATGGCTGACCGGCCCGAACCGCCGAATGGCCGCCCTCCTCGCCGACGCGGGGGTGCGGCACCAGTACCGCGAATATCCCAGCGGACACAACTGGGTGACGTGGCGGGAGGCGTTGCCGGAGGCGTTCCTGTTCATGCAGGGGGAGTGA
- a CDS encoding GNAT family N-acetyltransferase produces MHHRLTLTDGDLTLRPLTEADIPALCALAREAGDELRLMGAPPNHPEYYLAALDAPEQQPFVIEVGGELAGSTRYGDIRLAHAGLEIGWTWLHPR; encoded by the coding sequence ATGCACCACCGCCTGACGCTGACCGACGGCGACCTGACCCTGCGCCCGCTCACCGAGGCCGACATTCCCGCCCTGTGCGCGCTGGCGCGGGAGGCGGGGGACGAACTGCGGTTGATGGGAGCGCCGCCCAATCACCCCGAGTATTATCTGGCCGCGCTGGACGCCCCGGAACAACAGCCGTTCGTGATAGAGGTCGGCGGCGAACTGGCAGGCAGCACCCGTTACGGCGACATTCGCTTGGCCCACGCCGGGTTGGAGATCGGCTGGACATGGCTCCATCCGCGCTAG
- a CDS encoding menaquinone biosynthetic enzyme MqnA/MqnD family protein, translated as MTYRAGWIHYTNVAPILDRLVLPPGVTAITGVPTEMNAALLSGQVDIANISAVEFIRHAGRLEALPDFSVSVLGPVYSVNLFHTVPLPDLRRVALTRQSAMSVALLEVLLAARGLTPVLEPAEGEAEDLLASGYDGVLRIGDSALREWYRVVGPLTPETTMTSLPHTARGVTVTDLAEEWFRLTGHPFVFAVWAYRRENPPPPALVQAMREARREGIGHLADVSARHARKLGLPERVVQHYLWNFRYHLEAPDRLGLGEFAAQAVPGHAPLRFGPRPGVRAG; from the coding sequence ATGACCTACCGCGCCGGCTGGATTCACTACACCAACGTCGCCCCCATCCTCGACCGCCTCGTGCTGCCGCCGGGCGTGACGGCGATCACGGGCGTGCCGACCGAGATGAACGCGGCGCTGCTCTCGGGCCAGGTGGACATCGCCAACATCAGCGCGGTGGAGTTCATCCGGCACGCGGGGCGGCTGGAGGCGCTGCCCGACTTCTCGGTGAGCGTGCTTGGGCCGGTGTACTCGGTCAACCTCTTTCATACGGTGCCGCTGCCCGACTTAAGGCGGGTGGCCCTGACCCGGCAGAGCGCGATGAGCGTGGCGCTGCTGGAGGTGCTGCTGGCGGCACGCGGCCTGACGCCCGTGCTGGAACCTGCGGAGGGCGAGGCCGAGGACCTGCTCGCCTCCGGCTACGACGGGGTGCTGCGGATCGGGGACAGCGCCCTGCGCGAGTGGTACCGCGTGGTCGGGCCGCTGACCCCCGAGACGACGATGACCAGCCTGCCCCACACGGCGCGCGGCGTCACCGTGACCGATCTGGCCGAGGAGTGGTTCCGCCTCACCGGACATCCCTTCGTGTTCGCGGTGTGGGCGTATCGCCGGGAGAATCCGCCGCCTCCGGCCCTCGTCCAGGCGATGCGGGAGGCTCGGCGTGAGGGTATCGGGCACCTCGCGGACGTGTCGGCCCGCCATGCGAGGAAACTCGGCTTACCGGAACGCGTCGTGCAGCACTACCTCTGGAACTTCCGCTACCACCTGGAGGCCCCCGACCGCCTCGGCCTGGGCGAGTTCGCGGCTCAGGCGGTGCCGGGTCACGCGCCCCTGCGCTTCGGCCCGAGGCCGGGCGTACGGGCGGGGTGA
- a CDS encoding alpha/beta fold hydrolase, with amino-acid sequence MPTSRQIVVNGVRLHYVEAGEASGPLVVLLHGFPEFWRAWEGQIGPLARAGFRVVVPDLRGYNLSEKPPGVDAYRVGNLQEDVAALIRALGHERAHVVGHDWGGIVAWALAIRQPEVVERLVVLNAPHPAAFRRVARKPAQWRRSWYIFFFQLPWLPERFLHRFGAWALRGTNPNAYSGEDRRLYREAWDQPGAATAMINYYRAMGRAGGTQGGGRSSQVRAPTLLLWGERDVALLPELADADGLEPYVPDLRVVRFPRASHWVMRDEPVRVNNLLIGFLSGAPV; translated from the coding sequence ATGCCAACTTCCCGCCAGATCGTCGTGAACGGGGTGCGCCTGCATTACGTGGAGGCGGGGGAGGCGAGTGGCCCGCTCGTCGTCCTCCTGCACGGTTTTCCCGAGTTCTGGCGGGCGTGGGAGGGACAGATCGGCCCGCTCGCCCGCGCGGGCTTCCGGGTCGTCGTGCCCGACCTGCGCGGCTACAACCTCAGCGAGAAGCCGCCCGGCGTGGACGCCTACCGCGTGGGGAACTTGCAGGAGGACGTGGCGGCCCTCATCCGCGCGCTGGGGCACGAGCGGGCGCACGTCGTCGGGCACGACTGGGGCGGGATCGTCGCGTGGGCGCTGGCGATCCGGCAGCCGGAGGTCGTGGAGCGGCTCGTCGTCCTCAACGCCCCGCATCCGGCGGCGTTCCGGCGCGTGGCGCGCAAGCCCGCGCAGTGGCGGCGCTCGTGGTACATCTTCTTCTTCCAGCTTCCGTGGCTGCCCGAACGCTTCCTCCACCGCTTCGGCGCGTGGGCGCTGCGCGGCACGAACCCGAACGCCTACTCGGGCGAGGACCGCCGCCTCTACCGCGAGGCGTGGGACCAGCCGGGCGCGGCGACCGCGATGATCAACTATTACCGGGCGATGGGCCGGGCGGGCGGCACCCAGGGCGGCGGGCGGTCATCCCAGGTCCGCGCCCCCACCCTCCTCCTGTGGGGCGAGCGCGATGTGGCGCTCCTCCCCGAACTCGCCGACGCCGACGGGCTGGAGCCGTATGTCCCTGACCTGCGCGTGGTGCGCTTCCCCCGCGCGAGCCACTGGGTCATGCGCGACGAGCCGGTGAGGGTGAACAACCTGCTGATCGGCTTCCTCTCCGGCGCGCCAGTTTGA
- a CDS encoding peptidase C39 family protein: protein MRPFLFLTPLLMAGAEALTMTYPHSTTVIHERATDWAGAERRGVEVRGNLLALAPGAASGTLTSPPVGVAPFDELVPSWNAVTPGGSVMVEVRAQTGAGWGRWFSFGTWQSNEGRASVNGQKDASGQVLTDTLRLTAKATAYQYRVTLRGAGTGVRLLAFNTSDRAKRTAGLGQASDRRAWGKVNNVPQRSQMLYEGGGEVWCSPTSVSMILAGHGVNVTVPQAAKGTFDRAYEGTGNWPFNTAYAGELGLRAFVTRLPSLAEAERFTAAGVPLAVSLGWKRGELPGAPLSYSDGHLMVLVGFDAAGNPVLNDPAAPTDAGVRRTYPRAAFERLWLTHSGGLGYVIAPPGVGVPQ from the coding sequence ATGCGCCCCTTCCTGTTCCTGACGCCGCTCCTCATGGCGGGCGCGGAGGCCCTGACGATGACGTACCCTCACTCCACGACGGTCATTCACGAGCGCGCGACAGATTGGGCGGGTGCCGAGCGGCGCGGAGTGGAGGTGCGTGGCAATCTGCTGGCCCTCGCCCCCGGCGCGGCCTCCGGCACGCTGACGAGTCCACCCGTCGGAGTCGCCCCCTTCGACGAACTCGTGCCGTCGTGGAATGCGGTCACGCCGGGCGGCTCCGTCATGGTGGAGGTGCGGGCGCAGACGGGCGCGGGCTGGGGCCGCTGGTTCTCCTTCGGCACCTGGCAGAGCAATGAGGGCCGGGCGAGCGTGAACGGGCAGAAGGACGCCTCCGGGCAGGTGCTCACCGACACGCTGCGGCTGACCGCGAAGGCGACCGCTTACCAGTACCGGGTGACGCTGCGGGGCGCGGGGACGGGCGTGCGCCTCCTCGCCTTCAACACGAGCGACCGCGCGAAACGGACGGCGGGGCTGGGACAGGCCAGCGACCGCCGCGCGTGGGGCAAGGTGAACAACGTGCCCCAGCGGTCGCAGATGCTCTACGAAGGCGGCGGCGAGGTGTGGTGCAGCCCCACGAGCGTCTCCATGATCCTCGCCGGGCACGGGGTCAACGTCACCGTCCCGCAGGCCGCAAAAGGGACCTTCGACCGCGCCTACGAGGGAACGGGCAACTGGCCCTTCAACACGGCCTACGCGGGCGAACTCGGCCTGCGCGCCTTCGTGACGCGCCTCCCCAGTCTCGCCGAGGCCGAGCGCTTCACGGCGGCGGGCGTGCCCCTCGCGGTCAGCCTGGGGTGGAAGCGCGGCGAACTCCCCGGTGCCCCCCTGAGCTACAGCGACGGCCACCTGATGGTCCTCGTCGGCTTCGACGCGGCGGGCAACCCGGTCCTCAACGATCCCGCCGCCCCCACCGACGCGGGCGTGCGCCGCACCTACCCCCGCGCCGCCTTCGAACGGTTGTGGCTGACGCACAGTGGCGGGCTGGGATACGTGATCGCGCCTCCGGGCGTGGGTGTGCCTCAGTAG
- a CDS encoding SMI1/KNR4 family protein: MKDDLPTILARLDAWLAAHVPAIHATLRPGASDAELDALASRTGLELPEGFRTLYRWHDGQERAGTGFALGLEFLPLEGVGREWEMWRKIGETSPELNDETPSTSRPPGAIWDAYTTPGWLGFLADGSGNSVGLDFNPGPAGMVGQVITFGSDEETKYVLADTLHGFLAQYLERLESGDATVKRLEGFDPERWSVELHEGGFSRGGTAGLYPGFGPGWERRRRKRR; encoded by the coding sequence ATGAAAGACGACCTGCCCACCATCCTCGCCCGCCTGGATGCCTGGTTGGCCGCGCACGTTCCGGCGATTCACGCGACCCTGCGCCCCGGTGCCTCCGACGCTGAGCTGGACGCGCTGGCAAGCCGCACCGGGCTGGAGTTGCCCGAGGGCTTCCGAACCCTCTACCGCTGGCACGATGGGCAGGAGCGGGCGGGGACGGGCTTTGCGCTGGGGCTGGAGTTTCTGCCGCTGGAGGGCGTGGGGCGCGAGTGGGAGATGTGGCGGAAGATCGGGGAGACCAGCCCTGAATTGAACGACGAGACCCCCTCCACGTCCCGACCCCCCGGCGCTATTTGGGACGCCTACACGACGCCCGGCTGGCTCGGCTTCCTCGCGGACGGGAGCGGCAACTCCGTCGGGCTGGACTTCAATCCCGGTCCGGCGGGCATGGTCGGGCAGGTCATTACCTTCGGGAGCGACGAGGAGACGAAATACGTGCTGGCCGATACCCTTCACGGCTTTCTGGCTCAATATCTGGAGCGGCTGGAATCCGGGGACGCCACAGTGAAGCGGCTGGAAGGGTTCGACCCCGAGCGGTGGAGCGTCGAACTTCACGAAGGAGGCTTCTCTCGGGGAGGCACGGCTGGCCTCTACCCCGGTTTCGGTCCGGGCTGGGAGCGGCGACGGCGCAAGCGGCGTTAA
- a CDS encoding DUF3006 domain-containing protein produces MKDKERRSHARHRFERWVVDGIEDAPRGPVARLEREDGRTFDLPLSALPDGVREGDVLALEDGPDGVTARVLPRETWARRKAAQHELDRLNAGDAHTGEGEITL; encoded by the coding sequence GTGAAGGACAAGGAACGCCGCTCCCACGCTCGCCACCGTTTCGAGCGCTGGGTCGTGGACGGCATTGAGGACGCCCCGCGCGGCCCCGTGGCGCGGCTGGAGCGGGAGGATGGCCGCACCTTCGACCTGCCCCTGTCGGCCCTGCCGGACGGGGTGCGGGAGGGCGACGTGCTCGCTTTGGAGGACGGCCCCGACGGCGTGACCGCCCGTGTGCTGCCGCGTGAGACGTGGGCCAGACGGAAAGCCGCCCAGCACGAACTGGACCGCCTGAACGCGGGGGACGCCCACACCGGGGAAGGGGAGATCACGTTATGA
- a CDS encoding ComEC/Rec2 family competence protein, whose product MSGKKPASTKPPKRKAAARKGKGGRAPGPSPSDLLGLVVLGLTVSLAACAGGGLFGGGREERTERREGGTTTPTGQVTIRFLDVGQGDAVLVTSPEGKTMLYDGGRSAERMREHLKTYNVTKIDLMVASHADADHIAGLVPAAQTADPTLFINNGIAGTTRTWERLVAALREDGTTFQKANTQVVNLGSVRVRVLAPPAGMGDGQNENSVGVRLEFGDFRALLTGDSETPETEAWLKEGRPEIQGPFQVYKSIHHGAANGDHPAWLAAVRPENVVIGVGENSYGHPTREALDLYKQGGVRTYRTDRQGTVTFVGQGDGTYTVETER is encoded by the coding sequence ATGAGCGGCAAGAAGCCCGCCTCCACCAAACCACCCAAGCGCAAGGCCGCCGCCAGGAAGGGCAAGGGTGGACGCGCCCCCGGCCCCAGCCCCAGCGACCTCCTTGGCCTCGTCGTGCTGGGTTTGACGGTCAGCCTCGCGGCATGTGCTGGGGGCGGGCTGTTCGGCGGTGGCCGGGAGGAGCGCACGGAGCGGCGGGAAGGCGGCACAACCACCCCGACCGGGCAGGTCACGATCCGCTTTCTCGACGTGGGGCAGGGGGACGCCGTACTCGTCACGTCGCCCGAGGGCAAGACGATGCTCTACGACGGGGGCCGCAGCGCCGAGCGGATGCGTGAACACCTCAAGACTTACAACGTCACCAAGATCGACCTGATGGTCGCCAGCCACGCCGACGCCGACCACATCGCGGGGCTGGTGCCCGCCGCGCAGACTGCCGACCCGACCCTCTTCATCAACAACGGGATTGCGGGCACGACCCGCACCTGGGAACGCCTCGTCGCCGCCCTGCGCGAGGACGGCACGACGTTCCAGAAGGCGAACACGCAGGTCGTCAACCTCGGCAGCGTGCGGGTGCGCGTGCTGGCCCCACCCGCCGGAATGGGCGACGGTCAGAATGAGAACAGCGTCGGCGTGCGGCTGGAGTTCGGCGACTTCCGCGCCCTCCTCACGGGCGACAGCGAGACGCCCGAGACCGAGGCGTGGTTGAAGGAAGGGCGTCCCGAGATTCAGGGACCCTTCCAGGTCTACAAGAGCATCCACCACGGGGCTGCGAACGGCGACCACCCCGCCTGGCTCGCCGCCGTCCGCCCGGAAAACGTCGTGATCGGCGTGGGCGAGAACAGTTACGGCCACCCCACCCGCGAGGCGCTGGACCTGTACAAGCAAGGGGGCGTCCGCACCTACCGCACCGACCGTCAGGGCACGGTGACGTTCGTGGGGCAGGGGGACGGGACGTATACGGTGGAGACGGAGCGGTGA
- the mqnE gene encoding aminofutalosine synthase MqnE — protein sequence MKWLRDQGLAPVVDKVEAGERLSFDEGMRLYETRDLNALMRLANLRKERLHGDKVYFVHSMRLEFTNICYVGCTFCAFAARKGEERAWDYSPEEVAEQVRRRYLPGITELHMSSGHHPNHGWDYYPEMVRRLRETFPELQVKAFTAAEIEHLSKISKKPTLEVLRELQAAGLAAMPGGGAEIFADRVRRQVARNKVKADKWLQIHREAHSLGMRTNATMLYGHIETLEERLDHMHRLRDLQDETGGFHAFIPLAFQPLGNTLAQNLGKTEYTTGLDDLRNLAVARVYLDNFPHIKGYWVMIGSELTQVSLDWGVSDIDGTIQEEHIAHAAGATSPMALSQAGMVRMIRQAGRVPVLRDAYYHELEVFPRPAAEAAD from the coding sequence ATGAAGTGGCTGCGTGACCAGGGCCTCGCCCCCGTCGTGGACAAGGTGGAGGCGGGCGAGCGCCTGAGCTTCGACGAGGGGATGCGGCTGTACGAGACCCGTGACCTCAACGCGCTGATGCGGCTGGCGAACCTCCGCAAGGAGCGGCTGCACGGCGACAAGGTGTATTTCGTCCACTCCATGCGGCTGGAGTTCACCAACATCTGCTATGTGGGCTGCACCTTCTGCGCCTTCGCCGCACGCAAGGGCGAGGAGCGGGCGTGGGACTACTCGCCGGAGGAGGTCGCGGAGCAGGTCAGGAGGCGTTACCTCCCCGGCATCACCGAACTGCACATGAGCAGCGGGCACCATCCCAACCACGGGTGGGACTATTACCCCGAGATGGTGCGGCGGCTGCGCGAGACGTTTCCCGAGCTTCAGGTCAAGGCGTTCACGGCGGCGGAGATCGAGCACCTCTCCAAGATCAGCAAGAAGCCCACGCTGGAGGTGCTGCGCGAGTTGCAGGCGGCGGGACTCGCGGCGATGCCGGGCGGTGGGGCCGAAATCTTCGCCGACCGGGTGCGGCGGCAGGTGGCGAGGAACAAGGTCAAGGCCGACAAGTGGCTCCAGATTCACCGCGAGGCGCACTCGCTGGGGATGCGGACGAACGCGACGATGCTCTACGGCCACATCGAGACGCTGGAGGAGCGGCTGGACCACATGCACCGCCTCCGTGACCTGCAAGACGAGACGGGCGGCTTCCACGCCTTCATCCCCCTCGCCTTTCAACCGCTGGGCAACACGCTCGCGCAGAACCTCGGCAAGACGGAATACACGACGGGCCTGGACGACCTGCGGAATCTGGCGGTGGCGCGCGTGTACCTCGACAATTTCCCACACATCAAGGGCTACTGGGTGATGATCGGGTCCGAACTCACCCAGGTCAGCCTCGACTGGGGCGTGTCGGACATCGACGGCACCATTCAGGAGGAACACATCGCCCACGCGGCGGGCGCGACCTCACCGATGGCGCTCTCGCAGGCGGGCATGGTGCGGATGATTCGGCAGGCGGGGCGCGTGCCCGTGCTGCGCGACGCCTACTACCACGAACTCGAAGTCTTCCCGCGCCCGGCGGCGGAGGCGGCGGACTAG
- a CDS encoding SMI1/KNR4 family protein, producing MKDDLPTVLTRLDAWLAANVPAIHATLRPGASDAELDDLETLTGLKLPEAFRTLYRWHDGQEWGAGFALGLEFLPLWVLDGVGREWEMWQEIGEAHLEMNTDIPSTSHPPSAIQDAYTTPGWLGFLKDGGGNFVGLDFNPGPAGTLGQVITFGRDEEDKFVLADSLDGFLREYLGRLESGRVTVRRREDFDEEIWGVELHDATGRPAGGGYTLADFYPGFGASPEIPRR from the coding sequence GTGAAAGACGACCTGCCCACCGTCCTCACCCGCCTGGATGCTTGGCTGGCCGCCAACGTCCCCGCCATTCACGCGACCCTGCGCCCCGGTGCCTCCGACGCCGAGTTAGATGACTTGGAGACCCTGACCGGCCTGAAACTCCCCGAGGCGTTCCGCACCCTCTACCGCTGGCACGACGGGCAGGAGTGGGGTGCGGGGTTCGCGTTGGGACTGGAGTTTCTGCCGCTGTGGGTATTGGACGGAGTGGGGCGTGAGTGGGAGATGTGGCAGGAAATTGGGGAGGCTCACCTGGAGATGAACACGGACATTCCCTCGACCTCGCATCCACCCAGCGCCATTCAAGACGCCTACACGACGCCGGGATGGCTCGGTTTCCTGAAGGACGGGGGCGGAAACTTCGTCGGGCTGGACTTCAACCCTGGTCCGGCGGGCACGCTTGGGCAGGTCATCACCTTCGGGCGCGACGAGGAGGACAAGTTCGTGCTGGCCGACTCACTGGACGGCTTCCTGCGCGAGTACCTGGGGCGGCTGGAGTCCGGGCGCGTCACGGTGAGGCGGCGGGAGGACTTCGACGAGGAGATATGGGGCGTGGAGCTGCACGACGCCACGGGCCGTCCGGCGGGCGGCGGCTACACGCTGGCCGACTTCTACCCCGGCTTCGGCGCGTCCCCGGAGATTCCAAGGCGTTAG
- a CDS encoding 2Fe-2S iron-sulfur cluster-binding protein — protein MTNITVEGYGVVEGREGERLVLALERGGVDILHRCGGVARCTTCRVSFTEGEPEIMTVAERDKLAEKDLLGTARLSCQIECHGDMNLTPLQTARSSGLEPGKAPTESIQPEAQWIPRETRA, from the coding sequence ATGACGAACATCACGGTCGAGGGCTACGGCGTCGTCGAGGGCCGCGAGGGTGAGCGGCTGGTGCTCGCGCTGGAGCGGGGCGGCGTGGACATCCTGCACCGCTGCGGCGGCGTGGCCCGCTGCACGACCTGCCGCGTGAGCTTCACGGAGGGCGAACCCGAGATCATGACCGTCGCCGAGCGCGACAAGCTGGCCGAGAAGGACCTCCTGGGCACCGCCCGCCTCTCCTGCCAGATCGAGTGCCACGGCGACATGAACCTCACGCCCCTCCAAACCGCCCGGTCGAGCGGCCTCGAACCTGGCAAGGCCCCCACCGAGAGCATCCAGCCCGAAGCCCAGTGGATTCCGAGGGAAACGCGGGCATAG